TACTTAGCACCCCGGGAGCCCGCGCCTAGTTGGACTGTGGATAATCACCTGACCAACCTGCCCCGTGGCTCTGCATGAGCGACGGGGTTTTTTTGTTGATTCACGACGCTAACTGAGAGCATTCACAAATAACCCAATCCACCCCTTTCCCCACCTCCCCTTTTTAGTTTCCATCGAGCCACCTATGTCCACCGCCGCTAGCTCCCGCCGCATCCGGATTTTTGACACCACTCTGCGAGATGGCGAGCAATCGCCCGGAGCCAGCATGAATCTGGCGGAGAAGCTGGAAATCGCGCAGGCCTTGGTCGACTTGGGTGTGGATATTATCGAGGCGGGATTTCCAATTGCCTCGCCGGGGGACTTTGAATCGGTGCGGGAGATTGCCGGCACCATTCGCGGGGCGACGATTTGTGGGTTGGCCCGCTGCAACGACAGCGATATCGACCGCGCGTGGGAAGCGCTCAAGCATGCCTCCAGCCCGCGCATCCACGTCTTTTTGGCCACCAGCGCCATCCATCGCGAGTTTAAACTCAAAATGGATAAGGACGAAATCATCCGCCGCGCGGTGGCGGGGGTTCAGCGGGCCGTTGGTTATTGCGACGATGTGGAATTCTCGCCAGAGGATGCCGCACGGACCGAGTTGGACTTTTTATGCCAAGTGGTCGAAGCCGCGATTGCCGCCGGAGCAACCACGGTCAATATTCCCGACACGGTTGGATACGCCACGCCCGCGCATTTTGGAAATGTGATCAAAAATCTCCGCCAACGCGTTCCCAATATCGACAAAGCCGTGATCAGCGTCCACTGTCATAACGACTTGGGCTTGGCCGTGGCGAATAGCCTGGCGGGGGTAGAAAATGGAGCGGGACAGATCGAATGCACGATCAACGGTATTGGCGAGCGGGCGGGAAATTGCTCGCTGGAGGAAATTGTGATGGCCCTGCGCACGCGTCACGATTATTACCAGGCCGAAACGCGCATCAACACCCAGCGGTTGGTGCCGACCAGTCGGCTGGTATCGAGCATTACCGGCTTGCAGGTTCAGCGTAACAAAGCGATTGTGGGACGCAATGCCTTTGCCCACGAGGCGGGGATTCACCAGGATGGCATGCTGAAGGAACCGCGGACGTATGAGATTATGCGGCCAGAGGATGTCGGCTTTGCCAAGACGGACCTGGTTTTGGGCAAGCATAGCGGGCGGGCGGCGTTGGCGGACCGGGCCAAGGCGCTGGGTTATCATTTGACCGCGGAGCAACTGCAAACGGTGTTTGAACAGTTCAAATTACTGGCCGATAAGAAAAAAGAGATCTACGATGGCGACATCGCCGCCCTGTGCGAGCAGCAATTCCAGACTGCGACCGACCAATGGACGCTGGAAAGCTATAAAATCATTTGTGGCAGCGACGAAAAGCCCCAGGTCACGCTCCGTTTGCGGCATGGGGTTCAGGACTTTGGCGAATCGATGGCCTGCGGCGACGGACCGGTCGATGCGATTTTCTTAGCCATCGAAAAGCTGACCGGAGTTTCCGTGGTGTGCCGCGATTTTCGCGTGCATAGCGTCACCGTGGGAAAAGACGCCCAAGGCGAAGTGAATGTCGAAGTCGAATACCAAGGGCACACTTATCGGGGTCGCGGAGTCTCGACCGATAGCGTGGAAGCGAGCGCAAAAGCGTTTTTGAACGCGATTAATAAAATCTCCATCGCTCCCGGCGATCGGCTGCATCCGCAGCGATAACGGCGCGGGTGCCAGGGGGGCGGATGACAGGACCGCCCCCCGTGGTTAGCTTGTTAAACGAGAAGGGATATGACACTACTCCGCGGAGCTGCCAATTCTCACCATCCACTTCTCACTCTCCACTATCTTTACGCGCTTTTTTCCAGGTGCGTATCTGAATTCAGCTTATTGTACAGCGTCTTGAGGCT
Above is a window of Pirellulales bacterium DNA encoding:
- a CDS encoding 2-isopropylmalate synthase, yielding MSTAASSRRIRIFDTTLRDGEQSPGASMNLAEKLEIAQALVDLGVDIIEAGFPIASPGDFESVREIAGTIRGATICGLARCNDSDIDRAWEALKHASSPRIHVFLATSAIHREFKLKMDKDEIIRRAVAGVQRAVGYCDDVEFSPEDAARTELDFLCQVVEAAIAAGATTVNIPDTVGYATPAHFGNVIKNLRQRVPNIDKAVISVHCHNDLGLAVANSLAGVENGAGQIECTINGIGERAGNCSLEEIVMALRTRHDYYQAETRINTQRLVPTSRLVSSITGLQVQRNKAIVGRNAFAHEAGIHQDGMLKEPRTYEIMRPEDVGFAKTDLVLGKHSGRAALADRAKALGYHLTAEQLQTVFEQFKLLADKKKEIYDGDIAALCEQQFQTATDQWTLESYKIICGSDEKPQVTLRLRHGVQDFGESMACGDGPVDAIFLAIEKLTGVSVVCRDFRVHSVTVGKDAQGEVNVEVEYQGHTYRGRGVSTDSVEASAKAFLNAINKISIAPGDRLHPQR